TCAGTACTTTTTGCTCATTGAAAGTTATGCCAACGTTGTTGGCTGCAAAGCATCAAAGCAAAATCAGCGTGGTCAAGCCGAGAAACGTCAGCAGGCCCATGACATCGGTGACGCTGGTCAGCAGCAGGTTGCCGGACAGCGCCGGATCAAATCCGAGTTTGCGCAGTAACAGCGGAATACCGACGCCAGCGAGGCTCGCGATCAACAAGGTGATGAACAGCGCGCTGCCAATCACCAGACCCATCGTGGTGGTTTTCCACAGTGACACAATCAAGCCGAGCGCGACCGACAAGGTCAGTCCGATCAGCGCGCCGATGGCGAGTTCCTTGCCGATCAGCCAGCGATAGTTCGAACGCTCGATATGGCCGAGTGCGATACCGCGAATCGTCAGCGTTACCGCCTGATTGCCGGCGGCGCCACCCATGCTCGGTACCACGGTCAACAGTACCGCGACTGTCGCCAGATGTTCGAGTGTGCCTTCGAAAGCATTGTTGACGGTGGCCGCGAGCAGTGCGGTCAGCAAATTGATGCCGAGCCAGACCACCCGCCGGCGGGCCGATTTGACCACCGGACCAAAAGTGTCCTCGTGCTCGCCGAGACCGGCCATGTTTTTCAGCGAGCTGTCGGCTTCTTCCCGGATAACGTCAACGACGTCGTCGATGGTGATACGGCCGAGCAGCTTGCCGTCGTCATCGATCACCGCGGCTGACAGCAGGTCGCGCCGTTCGAACAGTTGCGCGACATCGGTGTCGTGCATGTCGACCGGAATGCGCAGCGCTTCTTCGTCGATCAGATCTTCGATCAATTCTTCCGGCTGGCTGGTGACCAGATCCGACAGCGACACCGTGCCGATGAATTGATCATCGGTATCGACCACGAACAGGGCATCGGTGGCATCCGGCAGATCGGCGCGCAGGCGCAGGTAGCGCAGCACCACTTCGACGCTGACATCCGGCCGCACCGTCACCGTGTCGGTGTTCATCAGGCCGCCGGCGGTATCTTCCGGATACGACAGCGCTTTCAACACCCGGGCACGGTTCTGCTCGTCCATTGACCGCAGCACTTCGCGGTACACGTCGTCCGGCAGATCGCCAAGGATGTCGGCGAGGTCATCGGTATCGAGCGAGCGGGTGGCTTCGGCCAGTTCCTGCGGCGCCATCCGGCCGAGGAAGATCGCCCGGATATCTTCGTCGAGGTGCTGCAGCACGTCGCCTTCGCGCGCGCTGTCGACCAGCTTCCAGATCAGATCACGGGTGCGTGGCGGCGTTGACGCCATCAGGTGGGCGACATCGGCCGCCGGAATTTCGTTGAGCAGGCGGCGGACGTGCACGTACATGCCACGCTGCAGCGCCGCGTTCAAACGGGCCAGCGTGCTCTGCATGCTTTCTTGTGCGATCGCTTCGGCCACGGCGGCTCCGGAGGGGCGCGTCAGTGGACGCGCGCAGCATTGTCAAAGGGTGTTGGCTCAGGCGGGCATAGAGTAGCCGAAATGGTGCAGAGCGGGAATGCAAATGCGGCGCGGGCGCGGCCAAGCGTGCTGACTGTGAGTGGCGGTGGCGCCGAGATGCGACAACTGTCGCGGCGCTGCGCGATCAATCCGGCAGCGGTGTCGTCAGCATTTGAATGCCCTGGCGACCGCCCTGCAGGGCAAAGCCGGCCAAGGTATCGAGATCGGCATCCGGATGATTGAGCACTTGCTGCAGCATCGGATGATTGAGCCCGGTCAGCACTTTCAGCAGGAAGCGCGTCGCCAGCGTCGTGATGGCACCGGTCAGTGCCGGGCTGGCGTGATCGCACAGCAGCAACACGCCGGCGCCGGTGTCGAGTTGTTCCAGCCGCTGCTCCAGATGCGGTACCAAGACCTCTGCCGTCATTTCCACATTGATCATCAGTGCCATGGCATTGACTGCCAGTTCATCCGGGCCGCTGTCCAACTGCCGCAGCAATTGGGCCGCGCAGCCGTCGTGACTCATGATCAGAATGCCGATGCTCATGCCTGGGGTCTCGGTTCAGTTATTTGATGTCGCGGTGACGGACCTGGGTATGCGGCCGCTTTTGC
This region of Permianibacter fluminis genomic DNA includes:
- a CDS encoding PTS sugar transporter subunit IIA produces the protein MSIGILIMSHDGCAAQLLRQLDSGPDELAVNAMALMINVEMTAEVLVPHLEQRLEQLDTGAGVLLLCDHASPALTGAITTLATRFLLKVLTGLNHPMLQQVLNHPDADLDTLAGFALQGGRQGIQMLTTPLPD
- the mgtE gene encoding magnesium transporter translates to MAEAIAQESMQSTLARLNAALQRGMYVHVRRLLNEIPAADVAHLMASTPPRTRDLIWKLVDSAREGDVLQHLDEDIRAIFLGRMAPQELAEATRSLDTDDLADILGDLPDDVYREVLRSMDEQNRARVLKALSYPEDTAGGLMNTDTVTVRPDVSVEVVLRYLRLRADLPDATDALFVVDTDDQFIGTVSLSDLVTSQPEELIEDLIDEEALRIPVDMHDTDVAQLFERRDLLSAAVIDDDGKLLGRITIDDVVDVIREEADSSLKNMAGLGEHEDTFGPVVKSARRRVVWLGINLLTALLAATVNNAFEGTLEHLATVAVLLTVVPSMGGAAGNQAVTLTIRGIALGHIERSNYRWLIGKELAIGALIGLTLSVALGLIVSLWKTTTMGLVIGSALFITLLIASLAGVGIPLLLRKLGFDPALSGNLLLTSVTDVMGLLTFLGLTTLILL